Part of the Oerskovia paurometabola genome is shown below.
GCCCGCGTTCACGCCGACGAGCAGCGCCGCGAGCCGTGCGGGGTCGCCCGCGGCGGCGGGCTCGAGCGCGAGGTAGGCGGGCAGGTTGTTGACGACGTTGGCCGCGACGGCGCCCGCCCCCGCGACCTGGAGCAGGTCTCCCGTCCCGGTCCCGGTGCCCGCGAACCGGGCGAGCAGGTCGCCGAGGCCGTGCACCTGCCACGCCTCGACGGCGACGAAGAGCGAGGCGAGGACCAGGACGGTCCGCCAGGGCACGAGCTCGCCCACGGGCGCCACGAGGTCGCGGCGCCGCACGAGCGTCACGCCCAGCAGCACGGCGGCGCCGGCCACCGCGACGGCGGCCACGGGCAGCCCGACGGCGAAGCACGCCCCGAGCGCGACCGTCACGAGCGCGGCGAGCGGCAGGAGCACGCGGTCACGCTCGGCGGCCAGCGGGAGCGCGTCGAACGTCCCGAGCAGGTCGCGGCGGTGCGCCACGAACAGGTAGGCGACCGTCACCGCGACCACCGCGAGCGCCGGAAACCACATGGTCGCGGCGTACGGGACACCCGGCTGGAGCCCTGCGAGCCGGTGGGCGGCGAGCAGGTTCGTCAGGTTGGAGACGGGCAGCAGCAGCGAGGCCGTGTTCGCGAGCCCGAGCACGGTGAGCGCGAACGGCAGCGGCCGGGACCCGGTGCGCCGCGCGATCGTCAGGACCACGGGCGTGACCAGGACGGCCGTGGTGTCGAGCGACAGGACGACCGTGCACGTGCTCGCGAGGAGCACCACGAGCCCCCACAGGCGCAGGCGGCTGCCCCGGGCGAGACGCAGCGCCCAGGAGGCCGCGGCGTCGAACAGGCCTGCGGCCGCGCACATCTCCGCGACCACGGTGATCGCGACGAGGAACAGCAGGATCGGCCCGACGCGTGCCGCGAGCTCTCCCGCGGCGTCGAGCGGGAGCCATCCGACCGCGACCACGGACGCCGCCACCACGACGGCCACCGCCCACAGCGGCACCCGCACCCGTCGACCTGCCACGGCGTGCTCCCTCCCCGGCTCACAGCCTCCTCGTCCCGCCCGCGACCGCGAGCGCCCGCTGCGCGACGAGCGGCCGGGTCACTATCGCACGCGCCGAGGCGTCTGCCCTGGGCGTCGTGCGCTTTCGCACCGCGCCCGCAGCGGGCACAGTCGTGGGTATGACGGACGGGACGCGGTTGCTGGTGCTGGGCGGGACGGAGTTCGTGGGGCGGGCGGTCGTCGACGACGCCCTGGCCCGCGGCTGGGACGTCACCACGTTCCACCGGGGCACGCGCGAGGCCCCGCACGGGGTGCGGGTCCGCCACGGCGACCGCACGGTCGTCGGGGGCCTGGACGCCCTCGCGGAGGGCGAGTGGGACGTCGCGGTCGACACGTGGTCCGGGGCCCCGAGTGCCGTGCGCGACGTCACCCGCCTGCTCGACGACCGGGTGGGCCGGTACGTGTACGTGTCGAGCCGGTCGGTGTACACCTACCCGACCGAGGCCGGCGCGGGCGAGGACGCTCCCCTCGTGGAGGCCTCGCCCGACGACGGCGCAGACGTCGACTACGCGCGCGCCAAGCGCGGCGGCGAGCTGGCGGTCGAGGAGTCGTTCGGGCACCGAGCGATCCTCGCGCGGGCGGGGCTGATCCTGGGGCCGCGGGAGAACGTCGGACGCCTGCCGTGGTGGTTGCAGCGGATCGCGCGCGGCGGCCCCGTGCTCGCCCCCGGGCCCAGCGCACTGCCCCTGCAGTACGTCGACGCGCGCGACCTCGCGGCGTTCGTGCTCGACGCGACCGAGCAGGGCCTGAGCGGGCCGTTCAACGTCGTGAGCCCCAGCGGCCACGCGACCATGGGCGAGCTGCTCGACGCGTGCGTGACCGCGACCGGCTCGGACGCCGAGCTGCGCTGGACCGCGCCCGACGTGATCGCGGCCGCGGGCATCGAGCCCTGGACCGAGCTGCCCGTCTGGCTCCCCCCGGGCGACCTGCACGACACCCTGCACCGCGGCGACGTGTCGCGCGCGATCGAGGCGGGCCTGCGCAACCGCCCCGTCGAGGAGACGGTCGCGGACACCTGGGCCTGGCTGGGAACCCTGCCCGACGGCGCCGCTCCCCAGCGCGCCGACCGCCCCCGGGTGGGGCTCGACCCGGACAAGGAGGCGCGGGCGCTCGCGGGCTGACAGCGCTCACGCGAGCCTTCGGATCCCGGGGGACTCCGGCGAAGCAGGTTCCCGTCGCCGTGTTGGTATCCTTGCCGACACGGCGTCGGCAACTCGTGCCCGCCGGGAAGGAGCACCATGTTTCTCGCGTGGCGCGAGCTGTCGTTCGCGCGCTCACGATTCGCCCTGATGGGAGGGGTCGTCGCGCTCGTGTCCGTGCTCGTCGTCCTCCTGTCGGGCCTGTCCTCGGGACTCGTCAACGACGGTGTGTCAGGCCTCAAGAAGCTGCCCGTGACGGCCTTCGCGTTCGGCGCGGACACGTCCGTCGACTCGGCGTTCTCCCGCAGCACGGTCGACCGCGAGCAGGCCGAACGCTGGGCCGCCCGCGACGACGTCGCCGACGCAGCGCTGTTCGGCAACCAGCTCGTCAACGCCGAGGGCCCCGGCGGCGAGGCCGTCGACCTGGCACTCTTCGGCGTCGAGCCGGGGTCGTTCGTCGCTCCGTCCGCGACCGACCTGTCCGGCGGCGAGATCCTCGGGGACCCGCACGGGATCGTCGTCAGCGAGACGGTGACCGAGCTCGGTCTCGGCGTCGGGGACACCGTGACGGTCGAACGGCTGGGCACCGAGCTCACGATCGTCGGCGTGCTCGACGGTCAGCACACGTTCGGGCACGTCGACGTCGCCTACGTGCCGCTCACGACGTGGCAAGAGATCCACGCGGGCGCGGCCGACGGGTCCGAGGTGCGGCCCGAGGCGTACGACGAGGCGACCGCTGTCGCGCTCGCCGCCGTCGACGGAGCCGACCTCGACCTCGCGGCCGGTGACGCGGCCGCCGGCACCACGGCCGTGTCCCTCACCGAGTCCTTCGACGGGTCGCCGGGCTATGCGGCCGAGACGCTCACTCTCAACCTCATCCAGGTCTTCCTCTACGCGATCTCGGCGCTCGTCGTCGGTGCGTTCTTCACGGTCTGGACCATCCAGCGCAAGCACGAGATCGCGGTCGCACGTGCCATGGGTGCCTCGACGTCGTACCTCGTGCGCGACGCCCTCGGCCAGGCGGCGGTGCTCCTCGTGGTGTCCACCGCGGTCGGCATGGGCGCCGGGATCGGCTTCGGCGCGCTGCTCACGTCGACCCCCATGCCGTTCGCCCTCGAAGCCGGACCGCTCGCGCTCGCTGCGGTCCTGCTCGTCGGGCTCGGCCTCGCGGGCGCCGCCGCGTCGGTGGGCCGCATCGCCCGCGTCGACCCCCTCACCGCTCTCGGAGGACAACGATGACCCGCCCAGCCCCCCAGCTCGCGACCACCCCGACGCCCACCCGCGCCGGGCTCGAGCTCGACGACGTCTTCCTGACCCTCGGCGACGGCGACTCGACAGTGACCGCGCTCGACCACGTGCACCTCACGGTCGCGCCGGGCGAGCTGCTCGCGGTCGTGGGTCCGTCCGGAGCAGGGAAGTCCAGCCTCCTGGCGGTCGCCGGGGCGCTGACCCGCCCCTCGTCGGGCACGGTCCGCATCGACGGCGCCGACGTCTCGTCGCTCACCGGGGCACACCAGGCCGCGCTGCGGCGCGAGCGGATCGGCTTCGTGTTCCAGTCCGGCAACCTCCTGCCCGCGCTGACGGCCCTCGACCAGCTGCGGTTCGCGCTGCACGTCGTCGGTGCGAAGGGCAGGGGCCGGGACCCCCTGACGCTGCTCGAGCAGGTCGGCATGGGCCACAAGGCCGACCGGCGACCGCACGAGCTCTCGGGCGGCGAGCGCCAGCGCGTCGGTATCGCCCGAGCTCTCGTCACCGCTCCCGCGCTGCTCCTCGTCGACGAGCCCACGGCGGCCCTCGACCGCGCGCGCAGCCACGAGGTCGTCCGGCTGCTCGCGGCGGAGACGCACGAGCACGGCGTCGCGACGGTCATGGTGACCCACGACCACGACGTGCTCGAGCACTGCGACCGTGTCGTGCAGATGGAGGATGGGAGACTGAGCGCTTGATCCACGTCTCCCTGCCCCGGGCGGGGCAGGGAGACCGTCCTGAGGAGAACCGTGCCCCGCATCAGCGCCCCGACCGTCGCCGAGCACCGCGCGGCGCAGATGCGAGTGCTCCTCGATGCCGCACGGTCGATCCTGGCCGAGACGGGGCGCCCGCCCACGTTCGCAGCGCTCGCCGAGCGTGCGGGCCTCGCCCGACCGAGCGTCTACCAGTACTTCCGCTCTGCGGACGACCTGCTGCTCGCCATGGTCGAGGACGTCTTCCCACGGTGGTCCGCCACGGTCGCGCGGGCCATGGACGCGGCTCCTGACGATCGTGCCCGAGTGGTCGCCTACCTCCGCGCGAACCTCGAGCTCGTCGCCCAGGGCGAGCACGCCCTCGCGACGGCCTTGGCGACCGTCGGGCCGCCGAGCGCCGTGATGGACGGCTCCCGGGCCATGCACGACGAGCTCGTGCGACCCCTCGGTGATGCGTTGCGAGCGCTCGGGAGCCGCGACGTCGAGCGTTCGGCGGAGCTGATCAACGCGATCGTGAACTCCGCCTCACGCATGATCGAGTCCGGCGCCCCCCTCGACGACGTCTGGGGCAGCGTCGAGGAGCTCGTCTCCCCGTTCCTGGACCGCCTGGTCGAGGGACGGCACGGCGACGTTCACGGCCGCAGGTAGTCGAAGATCAGTGTCGTGCTCGTGCCCGCGACCTCGGGGCGGACGCTGAGCGTGCTCGCGACGAGGTCCCGCAGCACGGTCGAGTCGCGCACCGCGACGTGCACCATGAAGTCCCGGTCGCCCGTCACGAAGTAGATGCCCTCGACGTTGGGCAGCCCTGCGAGGTAGTCGCGGAACGCCGTGAGGCCCGACCGGGCGTGCGAGTGCAGGCGCACCGCGATGAGCGCCTGGAGGCTCCGGCCCATGGCCGCCGGGTCGATCTCGGTGCGGAAGCCCTGGATGACACCGCGCTCCTGGAGCGAGCGGATGCGCGTGTGGCACGTCGACGGCGCGATCCCGACGGCGTCCGCGACGGCCTTGTTGGTGGCCCGCGCGTCGGCGTCGAGGACGGCGAGGATGCGGCGGTCGGTCTCGTCGAGCACGGCCGCCTGGACCTGCGTCGACCCGGCCCGAAGATCGTTCGGCATGGTCCCCCACTCTCGTCATCCTGGAGAAGATCGTTCGGCCAGGCACCCTTCTCACGAAGAACATGTCAGCCTGCTTGAACCCTACCGAAGATCCCTCCACCATGGGGGTGAGGCGCAACCCGTCTCCCACGACCCGGCCTCAGCATCCTCGAGGCCGGGTCGACAACGTCTCAGGGCAAAGGAGCCCCCGATGACCACCCCGTCACGCACCACCCCTGGTTCCCCCGCCCCCCGCACCGCGGTCGTCGTCGGCGCAGGCATGGTGGGTCTCGCGACCGCCTGGCACCTGCAGCGCCGCGGCGTCGAGGTCACGGTCCTCGACCGCGAGGGGGTCGCCGCAGGTTCCTCGTGGGGCAACGCCGGCTGGCTCACGCCCGGCATGGCCATGCCCCTGGCCGACCCGACGCTGTGGACCTACGCCCCCAAGGCGCTGCTCGACCCGGCCGCGCCCCTGCACGTCCCGGCCCGGCTCGACCCGCGCCTGTGGTCCTTCCTCGCCCGGTTCGCGACCCACGCGACCCAGCGCGCGTGGGACCGCGCGATGGCCGCGCTCACCCCGATCGACCGGCTCGCGCTCGACGCGTTCGACGAGCTCGCCGCGCACGGCGTCGCGGCCCGCTCGACCCCCGGACCGTTCGTCATCGGCTTCGAGGACGAGAGGCAGGCCGCGCCGTTCCTCCACGAGATCGCCCAGGTCGAAGCCGCGGGGCAGGTGGTCCCGCTGCGCCGCATCGACCGGCCCGACGGCGCCGCTCGCCCCTCCGGCGCGTCGCACCCGGGCGACGGTCGAGCGCCCGAGGTGCGCGACGCCGTCGGGCGGCCTGCACAGCTCACCGACCGCGTGCGCGCCGTCTACGCGCTGGAGGGCCAGCGGTTCATCGAGCCCGGACCGTTCGTCGGCGCGCTGGGCGACGCGGTCCGCGCGCGCGGCGGACGCATCCTGACCGGCGCGACCGTCACGGGCCTGCGCGCCCAGGAGGGGCGCGGCGTGCAGGTGCTCGTCGACGGGCAGGAGCCCGTGGTCGCCGACGTCGCGGTCCTCGCGACCGGCGCGTGGCTGCCCGGGCTCGCGAAGCCGCTCGGGGTGCGGACGCTCGTCCAGGCCGGGCGCGGCTACTCGTTCACCGTCAAGACCGACGTGCCCGTCGAGCAGCCGATCTACCTGCCGGCGCGCCGCGTCGCGTGCACTCCCTACCAGGGGCGGTTCCGCATCGCGGGGACCATGGAGTTCCGCGGCCCCGACGAGCCGTTCCAGCCGCGCCGCATCGACGCGATCCTCGCGTCCGTGCGCGACCTGTTCCAGGGCGTCGACCTCGACGACCGGCACGACGAGTGGGTCGGCTCCCGGCCCGTGACCCCCGACGGGCTGCCGCTCGTCGGGGCCACGCGGGCGCCCGGCGTGTACGTCGCGGGAGGGCACGGGATGTGGGGCATCGTCCTCGGCCCCGCGACGGGCAGGCTGCTCGCCGAGCAGATCATGACCGGGACCGCGCCGCCGGAGATCAGGCCGTTCGACCCGCTGCGGTGATAGCCGCCGAGAAGTGAGCAGATGCCCCTGAATCGCTCGGATCAGGGGCATCTGCTCACTTCTCGGCGAGAGCGGCCGCCGGTGCCGCGTCCGCGCGGATGCGCTCGAGGTAGTCGGCGATCGCGTCCCGGTTCCTCGTGAGGGTGTCGATGCGCTCGGTCATCCGCCCCAGCTCGGTCTCGAGCAGCGCGATCTTGTCCGGGTAGGCGTTGTGCAGGTGGATCTCGCGGGGCTGGTTGAGGCACGGCAGCAGCTCGGCGATGATCCGGGTCGGGAAGCCGACCTCGAGCAGGCCCCGGATCTGGAGCACCCGGTCGACGAGGTGCTCGCCGTACTCGCGGTAGCCGTTCTCCTCGCGCTGCGGGGTCAGGAGGCCCTGCTCCTCGTAGTACCGGAGCAGCCGGGTGGCCGTGCCGGTGCGGCGGGACAGCTCGCCGATGCGCATGCGCTACGCCTCTCTCGCGGGTCGGGCTTGACCTTCACATCCATGTCAGACATTCATGCTAACCCTATGACCACCTGCACCGCTCCGACCGAGTCGTCGACCGACGCTCCCCCGACGCTCGCGGCACCCGCCGCACCCGTACCGCCCCCGGCGCCCCACCAGGCGACCACGCACCCCGACCGGACGGGCGCACCCACGGACGCTCCGCCGTCGGGCCCGCGCTTTCCCCTGCTGCCACTGCTCGCCCTGGCCGCGACCGGGTTCGTCACGCTCCTCACCGAGGTGCTGCCCGCGGGCGTGCTGCCCGCGCTCAGCGCCGACCTCGGGGTCTCCGCGAGCGCCGCCGGGCAGACCGTCACGGTCTTCGCGATCGGCGCGATCGTGGCCGCGATCCCCCTCAGCCGCGCCACGGCCCGCTGGCCCCGGCGCCGCCTCCTGCTCACGACGATCGCGGGGTTCGCGGTGGCCAACACCGTGACCGCCGTGTCGTCGAGCTACGCCCTCACGCTCGGCGCGCGCTTCGCGGCCGGGCTCGTCGCCGGGCTGACCTGGGCGCTCCTCGCGGGGTACGCACGGCGCCTCGCCGCGCCGGAGCAGGCCGGGCGAGCCCTCGCGATCGCGATGGGCGGCGCACCGCTCGCGCTGGCCCTCGGCGTCCCGGCCGGGACCGCGCTGGGCGCGACCGTCGGGTGGCGCTGGGCGTTCGGCGCCATGACGATCCTCAGCCTCGGGCTGGCGGCATGGGTGCGCTGGGGCGTGCGGGACTTCCCGGGCGAGCCGCGCGGGACGCAGGTGCCGATCGGGCGGGCGCTGCGGCTGCCCGGCGTCGCGCCGATCGTGCTCGTGACGGGCATGACGGTCCTCGCCTACAACGTGTTCTCGACGTACGTCGCGGTGTTCCTCGAGGACGTCGGGCTCGGTGCGCAGACCGGTGTGCTGCTCGCGGTGCTCGGCGCGACGTCGTTCGCGAGCCTCGTCGTGATCGGTGCCCTGATCGACACGCACCTGCGCGTCATGACGGTCCTCGCCGCGACACTCCTGGGGGTCGCGGGCCTGACGCTCGCGGTCGCGGCAGGCTCCCCCGTCGCGGTCTACGCCGCGGTCGCCGCGCTGGGCTTCGCGTTCGGCGGCAGCGGGACCCTGTTCCAGACGGCGCTCGCGCGAGCAGCGGGTCCTGCGGCCGACGTCGCGCAGTCCGCGTTCGTCACCTCGTGGAACGGGGCGCTCGCGCTCGGCGGGATCGTGGGCGGCGTCGTGCTGGGTGCGGGCGGGTCCGGCGCGCTGCCGTGGGCGACGGTCGCGCTCGCGGTACCCGTCGTGGGGATCGTGCTCGGGGCGCGGCAGCATGCGTTCCCGGGGGTGCGAGGCGCACGGCGGGGCGTGACACGCGAGTCGGCCCGCGGTTGACCCCGCTCGAGATCGGGCTCGTCGTCGCCGGATCACCCGGTCGCACGACAACGGGCCCGATCTCGCGGTGCAAGCACCGGGGGCGTCACGACACAGTCAGGGTGAGAGCGTCAGACACACTGAGGGGGACCGATGCACCGACCGACCCGGCACGCGCTGCCCGCCACCCTCCTCGGGCTCGCCCTCGCACCCCTGCTGGCAACCGGTTGCTCAGGGCCGACGACTCCCGTCGAGAGCCCGACCCCGGTCGCTTCGTCCCCGGAGACGCCCCCGCAGCGAGGCATCCCGTACAGCCTCCACACCCACTGCGGCATCGACGAGCTCACCTACGAGGGCCTCTGGTACCAGCGTGTCGACGGTCCGCTCGACACCGGCGGCGGCGACCCTCCCCGCGACTGGGACAGCCCGTTCCACAAGGGCTGGCTGCTCGTCGAGGGAGACCGTGCCACGTTCACCGACGACGAGAGGAACGAGGTGGTCTTCGAGGTACGCGAGGGCGCGACCGCACCGATCAACGCCTGCGCCTGACCCGGTGAGCTCGAGCACGCCGAGAAGTGAGCAGATGCCCCTGATCCGGGGAGATCAGGGGCATCTGCTCACTTCTCGGCGGCGGGTGCCGCAGCTCAGCCGTTGAACGCGTCCGGGTCCGGCCCGATCCGGCCGTCGGCCCGGTCGAGCCCGTCGATCGCCGCGACCTGCTCGGCCGACAGCTCGAAGCCCAGCACGTCGAGGTTCGACGCGATGCGCTCGGGGGTCACCGACTTGGGGATCGCGACGGTCCCGGCCTGCAGGTGCCAGCGGAGCACGACCTGCGCGGGCGTCACGTCGTGCGCGCCGGCGATCGCACCCAGGACCGGGTCGCCCAGCACGGTCCCCTGGCCCAGCGGGCTCCACGCCTCGGTCACGATCCCGAGCTCGCGGTGGTGCTCGCGCAGGGCACGCTGGGCGAACGCCGGGTGCAGCTCGACCTGGTTCACGGCCGGCGTCACACCCGTGGCCGCGACGACCGCGTCGAGGTGCTCGGCCGTGAAGTTCGAGACGCCGATCTCCCGGACGAGTCCCGCGTCGCGCAGCGCGACGAGCTCCTCCCACGCCTCGACGAAGCGGCCCGCCCCGGGCACGGGCCAGTGGATCAGGTACAGGTCGAGGCGGTCGAGCCCGAGCCGCTCGAGGCTCTGCTCGAACGCGGGACGCACGGCCTCGCGCGCCATCGCGTCGATCCACAGCTTGCTCGTCACGAACACCTCGTCGCGCGGCAGGCCCGCAGCCGCGATGCCCGCGCCGACCCCCTTCTCGTTGCCGTAGGCGGCAGCCGTGTCGATGCTGCGGTACCCGGCGTCGAGGGCGAGCGAGACGACGTGGGCG
Proteins encoded:
- a CDS encoding SLC13 family permease — encoded protein: MAGRRVRVPLWAVAVVVAASVVAVGWLPLDAAGELAARVGPILLFLVAITVVAEMCAAAGLFDAAASWALRLARGSRLRLWGLVVLLASTCTVVLSLDTTAVLVTPVVLTIARRTGSRPLPFALTVLGLANTASLLLPVSNLTNLLAAHRLAGLQPGVPYAATMWFPALAVVAVTVAYLFVAHRRDLLGTFDALPLAAERDRVLLPLAALVTVALGACFAVGLPVAAVAVAGAAVLLGVTLVRRRDLVAPVGELVPWRTVLVLASLFVAVEAWQVHGLGDLLARFAGTGTGTGDLLQVAGAGAVAANVVNNLPAYLALEPAAAGDPARLAALLVGVNAGPLVTPWASVATVLWWVQCSRHWMGFREVGWWPLVRQGLVLAPLAVVAGALAVAAVV
- a CDS encoding NAD-dependent epimerase/dehydratase family protein; translation: MTDGTRLLVLGGTEFVGRAVVDDALARGWDVTTFHRGTREAPHGVRVRHGDRTVVGGLDALAEGEWDVAVDTWSGAPSAVRDVTRLLDDRVGRYVYVSSRSVYTYPTEAGAGEDAPLVEASPDDGADVDYARAKRGGELAVEESFGHRAILARAGLILGPRENVGRLPWWLQRIARGGPVLAPGPSALPLQYVDARDLAAFVLDATEQGLSGPFNVVSPSGHATMGELLDACVTATGSDAELRWTAPDVIAAAGIEPWTELPVWLPPGDLHDTLHRGDVSRAIEAGLRNRPVEETVADTWAWLGTLPDGAAPQRADRPRVGLDPDKEARALAG
- a CDS encoding ABC transporter permease, giving the protein MFLAWRELSFARSRFALMGGVVALVSVLVVLLSGLSSGLVNDGVSGLKKLPVTAFAFGADTSVDSAFSRSTVDREQAERWAARDDVADAALFGNQLVNAEGPGGEAVDLALFGVEPGSFVAPSATDLSGGEILGDPHGIVVSETVTELGLGVGDTVTVERLGTELTIVGVLDGQHTFGHVDVAYVPLTTWQEIHAGAADGSEVRPEAYDEATAVALAAVDGADLDLAAGDAAAGTTAVSLTESFDGSPGYAAETLTLNLIQVFLYAISALVVGAFFTVWTIQRKHEIAVARAMGASTSYLVRDALGQAAVLLVVSTAVGMGAGIGFGALLTSTPMPFALEAGPLALAAVLLVGLGLAGAAASVGRIARVDPLTALGGQR
- a CDS encoding ABC transporter ATP-binding protein, yielding MTRPAPQLATTPTPTRAGLELDDVFLTLGDGDSTVTALDHVHLTVAPGELLAVVGPSGAGKSSLLAVAGALTRPSSGTVRIDGADVSSLTGAHQAALRRERIGFVFQSGNLLPALTALDQLRFALHVVGAKGRGRDPLTLLEQVGMGHKADRRPHELSGGERQRVGIARALVTAPALLLVDEPTAALDRARSHEVVRLLAAETHEHGVATVMVTHDHDVLEHCDRVVQMEDGRLSA
- a CDS encoding TetR/AcrR family transcriptional regulator is translated as MPRISAPTVAEHRAAQMRVLLDAARSILAETGRPPTFAALAERAGLARPSVYQYFRSADDLLLAMVEDVFPRWSATVARAMDAAPDDRARVVAYLRANLELVAQGEHALATALATVGPPSAVMDGSRAMHDELVRPLGDALRALGSRDVERSAELINAIVNSASRMIESGAPLDDVWGSVEELVSPFLDRLVEGRHGDVHGRR
- a CDS encoding Lrp/AsnC family transcriptional regulator — encoded protein: MPNDLRAGSTQVQAAVLDETDRRILAVLDADARATNKAVADAVGIAPSTCHTRIRSLQERGVIQGFRTEIDPAAMGRSLQALIAVRLHSHARSGLTAFRDYLAGLPNVEGIYFVTGDRDFMVHVAVRDSTVLRDLVASTLSVRPEVAGTSTTLIFDYLRP
- a CDS encoding NAD(P)/FAD-dependent oxidoreductase; this translates as MTTPSRTTPGSPAPRTAVVVGAGMVGLATAWHLQRRGVEVTVLDREGVAAGSSWGNAGWLTPGMAMPLADPTLWTYAPKALLDPAAPLHVPARLDPRLWSFLARFATHATQRAWDRAMAALTPIDRLALDAFDELAAHGVAARSTPGPFVIGFEDERQAAPFLHEIAQVEAAGQVVPLRRIDRPDGAARPSGASHPGDGRAPEVRDAVGRPAQLTDRVRAVYALEGQRFIEPGPFVGALGDAVRARGGRILTGATVTGLRAQEGRGVQVLVDGQEPVVADVAVLATGAWLPGLAKPLGVRTLVQAGRGYSFTVKTDVPVEQPIYLPARRVACTPYQGRFRIAGTMEFRGPDEPFQPRRIDAILASVRDLFQGVDLDDRHDEWVGSRPVTPDGLPLVGATRAPGVYVAGGHGMWGIVLGPATGRLLAEQIMTGTAPPEIRPFDPLR
- a CDS encoding MerR family transcriptional regulator, with product MRIGELSRRTGTATRLLRYYEEQGLLTPQREENGYREYGEHLVDRVLQIRGLLEVGFPTRIIAELLPCLNQPREIHLHNAYPDKIALLETELGRMTERIDTLTRNRDAIADYLERIRADAAPAAALAEK
- a CDS encoding MFS transporter, with product MTTCTAPTESSTDAPPTLAAPAAPVPPPAPHQATTHPDRTGAPTDAPPSGPRFPLLPLLALAATGFVTLLTEVLPAGVLPALSADLGVSASAAGQTVTVFAIGAIVAAIPLSRATARWPRRRLLLTTIAGFAVANTVTAVSSSYALTLGARFAAGLVAGLTWALLAGYARRLAAPEQAGRALAIAMGGAPLALALGVPAGTALGATVGWRWAFGAMTILSLGLAAWVRWGVRDFPGEPRGTQVPIGRALRLPGVAPIVLVTGMTVLAYNVFSTYVAVFLEDVGLGAQTGVLLAVLGATSFASLVVIGALIDTHLRVMTVLAATLLGVAGLTLAVAAGSPVAVYAAVAALGFAFGGSGTLFQTALARAAGPAADVAQSAFVTSWNGALALGGIVGGVVLGAGGSGALPWATVALAVPVVGIVLGARQHAFPGVRGARRGVTRESARG
- a CDS encoding aldo/keto reductase; protein product: MTSTTTVPAVALRGGTSIPQLGFGVFQVPDGEAAHVVSLALDAGYRSIDTAAAYGNEKGVGAGIAAAGLPRDEVFVTSKLWIDAMAREAVRPAFEQSLERLGLDRLDLYLIHWPVPGAGRFVEAWEELVALRDAGLVREIGVSNFTAEHLDAVVAATGVTPAVNQVELHPAFAQRALREHHRELGIVTEAWSPLGQGTVLGDPVLGAIAGAHDVTPAQVVLRWHLQAGTVAIPKSVTPERIASNLDVLGFELSAEQVAAIDGLDRADGRIGPDPDAFNG